Proteins from one Candidatus Desulfovibrio trichonymphae genomic window:
- a CDS encoding helix-turn-helix domain-containing protein, whose translation MVAARLLAGSVMPLHEVEKLTIIKGLEAMVGNCAHAAELLGIFVRTLCNKRNVYRSQGLPADA comes from the coding sequence ATGGTTGCAGCAAGGTTGCTGGCCGGCTCGGTGATGCCCCTGCACGAAGTGGAAAAGCTCACGATTATCAAAGGTCTTGAAGCTATGGTCGGGAATTGCGCGCATGCCGCGGAACTGCTGGGCATTTTCGTGCGCACGCTGTGCAACAAACGCAATGTATACCGTTCTCAGGGCCTTCCTGCCGACGCATGA